In one window of Acidobacteriota bacterium DNA:
- a CDS encoding porin has translation MRPTAHVAMCLTGTPTAGAILLSALLAAPAIAAAQDSPPDSSSAPVMTAAAVVVPPPVIAVEPAPRQPQDDIPPPPPSRSRWLRLFGSTKVSTTADLYYEYNGNQPASARNVLRNFDDKDNQFAFSYYELAFEQVPTETRRLGFRTDIGFGPTATWVASSDPDGGSLKYLQQGYISVLAPVGRGLQIDAGKFNTPIGAEPTEAAYNWNYSRSLLFAWAGPYYHVGVRAALPVSETVTVTGFLLNGWNNAQDNNRGKTGAAQVSWRVSPSFTLSQTWMGGPEGRDGVAGWRTLHDTVATWTVNPKLSLMANVDIGRDTVAGRTAAWQGVAAYARVTLRPSWSIAPRFDIFEDRDALMTGTAQTIRALTLTSEHRLVTGLSLRVEYRRDWSTEDVFEYHASQFRPQQNTILAGFTYAIATP, from the coding sequence ATGAGACCAACCGCACACGTTGCCATGTGCCTGACCGGCACGCCGACCGCCGGCGCCATCCTCCTGTCGGCGCTGCTCGCCGCACCGGCGATCGCTGCGGCTCAGGACTCGCCTCCCGACAGTTCCTCGGCGCCTGTCATGACGGCGGCCGCGGTGGTGGTGCCGCCGCCCGTCATTGCCGTAGAGCCGGCGCCGCGACAGCCACAGGACGACATCCCGCCTCCGCCTCCCTCGAGGTCGCGCTGGCTCCGGCTGTTCGGCTCGACCAAGGTGTCCACCACCGCGGACCTCTACTACGAGTACAACGGCAATCAGCCCGCGTCGGCCCGCAACGTCCTGCGCAACTTCGATGACAAGGACAACCAGTTCGCGTTCAGCTACTACGAATTGGCCTTCGAGCAGGTCCCTACCGAGACGCGGCGCCTCGGGTTCCGGACCGACATCGGCTTCGGCCCGACCGCTACATGGGTCGCCTCGAGCGATCCCGACGGGGGCAGTCTGAAATACCTCCAGCAGGGCTACATCAGCGTGCTGGCGCCTGTCGGTCGTGGCCTGCAGATCGACGCTGGCAAGTTCAATACGCCCATCGGGGCCGAGCCCACTGAAGCCGCGTACAACTGGAACTACTCGCGGTCGCTCCTGTTTGCCTGGGCCGGCCCTTACTACCACGTCGGGGTGCGCGCCGCGCTGCCCGTCTCCGAGACCGTCACCGTCACGGGCTTCCTGCTCAACGGCTGGAACAACGCGCAGGACAACAATCGGGGCAAGACCGGCGCCGCGCAGGTGTCGTGGCGCGTCAGCCCGTCCTTCACGCTCAGCCAGACATGGATGGGCGGCCCCGAAGGTCGCGACGGCGTCGCCGGATGGCGTACGCTCCACGACACCGTCGCGACATGGACCGTCAATCCGAAGCTGTCGCTGATGGCCAACGTGGACATCGGACGCGACACGGTCGCCGGCAGGACGGCCGCGTGGCAGGGGGTGGCGGCATACGCCCGCGTGACGCTCCGGCCGTCGTGGTCGATCGCGCCGCGGTTCGACATCTTCGAGGATCGCGACGCGCTCATGACTGGCACGGCGCAGACGATCCGCGCACTCACACTCACGAGCGAGCACAGGCTCGTCACGGGCCTGTCGCTGCGCGTCGAGTACCGGCGCGACTGGTCCACGGAAGACGTCTTCGAGTACCACGCGAGCCAGTTCCGCCCACAGCAGAACACCATCCTGGCTGGCTTCACCTACGCCATCGCCACGCCCTGA
- a CDS encoding sigma 54-interacting transcriptional regulator produces the protein MSRQAAGRVEHDHLSVLLALGPVLGGTPDLKTALARALEHVADAVSARSGLIVLRDGEGSDLSVAASTGITWQTARRIRYRTGEGIIGRVVETSRPVVVPKASQEPLFLNRTGVHRHADDETSFVCVPICAAGTCLGAVGLARPHRPDADMERLLQFLGVVASLLAYAIRVHALQQAERQQLVAENALLREELRERYDFRNIVGNSRPMQALFAQVMQVARGQTTVLIRGESGCGKELIAHAIHYHSTRASKPFVKVNCGALPEGLVESELFGHEAGAFTDARTARKGRFEMAQGGTLFLDEVGEFSLGTQVKLLRVLQEREFERLGGTQTLRVNVRIIAATNKRLEDAVRDRTFREDLYYRLNVFSLFLPPLRDRKADILLLADHFVEKYAGVHGRDVRRLATTAIDMLMSYHWPGNVRELENCIERAVLVAAGGVIHGHDLPPTLQTAEVSGTLPRMSLAATTAAFEMDLIQDALKTSNGNLARSARLLDTTERILAYKVRKLGIDVERFKAR, from the coding sequence ATGTCCAGACAGGCGGCCGGCCGGGTCGAGCACGATCACCTTTCGGTGCTCCTGGCTCTCGGTCCGGTTCTCGGCGGCACGCCGGACCTGAAGACGGCCCTGGCTCGTGCGCTGGAGCACGTAGCCGACGCCGTGTCGGCGCGTAGCGGCCTCATTGTCCTCCGGGACGGTGAAGGGTCCGACCTGTCGGTCGCGGCCTCGACCGGCATCACGTGGCAGACGGCTCGACGCATCAGGTATCGCACCGGCGAAGGCATCATCGGCCGCGTCGTCGAGACGAGCCGTCCGGTCGTGGTGCCCAAGGCGAGCCAGGAGCCGCTGTTCCTCAATCGCACCGGCGTCCATCGGCACGCAGACGACGAGACGAGTTTCGTCTGCGTGCCGATCTGCGCGGCCGGGACGTGCCTCGGTGCCGTCGGCCTCGCACGCCCCCACCGCCCGGATGCCGACATGGAGCGCCTGCTCCAGTTCCTCGGCGTGGTCGCGTCACTGCTCGCGTACGCGATTCGCGTGCACGCGCTACAGCAGGCCGAGCGGCAACAACTGGTGGCCGAGAACGCGCTGCTGCGCGAGGAACTGCGCGAACGCTACGATTTCCGGAACATCGTCGGCAACAGCCGGCCTATGCAGGCGCTGTTCGCCCAGGTCATGCAGGTGGCGCGCGGCCAGACGACGGTGCTGATTCGCGGCGAGTCGGGTTGCGGCAAAGAATTGATCGCCCACGCGATCCACTATCACTCGACGCGCGCCAGCAAGCCGTTCGTCAAGGTCAACTGCGGCGCGTTGCCGGAGGGCCTGGTCGAGTCCGAACTGTTCGGACACGAGGCCGGCGCCTTCACCGACGCGCGGACCGCACGTAAGGGGCGCTTCGAGATGGCCCAGGGCGGCACGCTGTTTCTCGACGAAGTCGGCGAGTTCTCGCTCGGTACGCAGGTCAAGCTGCTGCGCGTGCTCCAGGAGCGGGAGTTCGAACGACTCGGAGGTACGCAGACGCTCCGCGTCAACGTCAGGATCATCGCCGCGACCAACAAGCGTCTCGAAGACGCCGTCCGCGATCGCACGTTCCGCGAGGACCTGTACTACCGCCTCAACGTGTTCTCGCTGTTCCTGCCGCCCCTGCGTGATCGCAAGGCCGACATCCTGCTGCTCGCCGACCATTTCGTCGAGAAGTACGCAGGCGTCCACGGCCGCGACGTCCGCCGTCTCGCCACGACAGCCATCGACATGCTCATGAGCTATCACTGGCCCGGCAACGTGCGCGAACTCGAGAACTGCATCGAGCGCGCCGTCCTGGTGGCCGCGGGCGGCGTGATCCATGGGCACGACCTGCCACCCACCCTGCAGACCGCCGAAGTCTCGGGCACGCTGCCGCGGATGTCGCTGGCTGCGACAACAGCGGCGTTCGAGATGGACCTCATCCAGGACGCACTCAAGACATCCAACGGTAACCTCGCGCGTTCGGCCCGCCTGCTCGACACCACCGAACGCATCCTCGCCTACAAGGTCAGGAAGCTCGGCATCGACGTCGAACGCTTCAAGGCGAGGTAG
- a CDS encoding PKD domain-containing protein, with translation MSLPRRAFASLATAGTMGLVLSLSLVGCDKAPLTAPTDSAVTLFANSSVVALNGQIEITANVTEPGGVPVQNGTQVVFTTTLGTLDPAEARTSSGRATVRLNAGSASGLAQVRAFSGGAQAEALEIRVGAAAASAVAVSASPSAVGANGGTVEILAVATGDNNRRLPGVPVTFSTTAGVLFNTTVVTDDNGEARTQLTTTREAVVTATIGGVSGNTTVRVTNRPIITITAPSTPMGEGETATFTVSVQTQTNGDPIREATIDFGDGDRRSLGPVSGSRSIQKAYARKGSYSVVVTVTDTGGEVTTAATAVTVEERVINVTLTASPTNPTSTTTVVFTATLSGTGAGINVVSYNWNLGDNDRRVTTGPQTSKVYGSPGRRRVTLEVVNAVGQRGEAIIEVNVQ, from the coding sequence ATGTCCCTGCCACGGCGGGCCTTCGCCAGCCTTGCGACAGCGGGCACGATGGGGCTGGTGCTGAGCCTCTCGTTGGTGGGTTGCGACAAGGCCCCACTGACCGCCCCCACCGATTCGGCGGTCACGCTCTTTGCCAACAGCAGCGTCGTCGCGCTGAACGGCCAGATCGAGATCACGGCCAACGTCACCGAACCCGGCGGCGTGCCGGTCCAGAACGGCACGCAGGTCGTGTTCACCACCACGCTGGGCACGCTGGATCCGGCCGAAGCCCGCACGAGCAGCGGCAGGGCCACGGTGCGCCTCAACGCGGGTTCCGCGTCGGGTCTGGCTCAGGTCCGCGCCTTCTCGGGAGGTGCCCAGGCCGAGGCCCTGGAAATTCGCGTCGGCGCGGCTGCCGCCTCCGCCGTGGCCGTGAGCGCTTCCCCGAGCGCCGTCGGCGCCAATGGCGGCACCGTCGAGATCCTCGCCGTCGCGACGGGCGACAACAACAGGCGCCTGCCAGGCGTGCCGGTGACGTTCTCGACGACGGCCGGGGTCTTGTTCAACACGACGGTCGTCACCGACGACAACGGCGAGGCACGCACGCAGCTCACCACCACGCGCGAGGCCGTCGTCACGGCCACCATCGGCGGCGTGTCCGGCAACACCACGGTGCGTGTGACCAACAGGCCGATCATCACCATCACCGCGCCGAGCACGCCCATGGGCGAAGGCGAGACAGCCACGTTCACCGTCAGCGTGCAGACGCAGACCAACGGCGATCCGATCCGCGAGGCCACCATCGACTTCGGTGATGGCGACCGCCGATCGCTCGGTCCCGTGAGCGGATCGCGTTCCATCCAGAAGGCGTATGCACGCAAGGGCTCGTACTCGGTCGTCGTCACGGTGACCGACACGGGCGGCGAAGTCACCACGGCCGCCACGGCCGTGACCGTCGAGGAGCGCGTCATCAACGTCACGCTCACGGCGTCGCCCACCAACCCCACGTCCACGACGACCGTGGTGTTCACGGCCACGCTCTCGGGAACGGGAGCAGGCATCAACGTGGTGAGCTACAACTGGAACCTGGGCGACAACGACAGGCGGGTCACCACGGGTCCGCAGACGTCGAAGGTCTACGGGTCGCCGGGCCGGCGGCGCGTCACGCTGGAAGTGGTCAACGCCGTCGGTCAGCGCGGCGAAGCCATCATCGAAGTCAACGTCCAGTAG